In one window of Pseudomonas benzenivorans DNA:
- the rpsB gene encoding 30S ribosomal protein S2 → MSQVNMRDMLKAGVHFGHQTRYWNPKMGKYIFGARNKIHIINLEKTLPMFNEALSFVEKLAAGKNKILFVGTKRSAGKIVREEAARCGSPFVDHRWLGGMLTNYKTIRASIKRLRDLETQSQDGTFAKLTKKEALMRTRDLEKLDRSLGGIKDMGGLPDALFVIDVDHERIAITEANKLGIPVIGVVDTNSSPEGVDYIIPGNDDAIRAIQLYMGAMADAVVRGRSNAGGGTDEFVEEAPASEAAQG, encoded by the coding sequence ATGTCCCAAGTCAATATGCGCGATATGCTGAAGGCCGGTGTGCACTTCGGCCACCAGACCCGTTACTGGAACCCGAAAATGGGTAAGTACATTTTCGGCGCGCGTAACAAGATTCACATCATCAACCTGGAAAAGACCCTGCCGATGTTCAACGAGGCCCTGTCCTTCGTTGAGAAGCTGGCTGCAGGCAAGAACAAGATCCTGTTCGTCGGCACCAAGCGTTCCGCTGGCAAGATCGTCCGCGAAGAAGCCGCCCGCTGCGGTTCGCCCTTCGTCGACCATCGCTGGTTGGGCGGCATGCTGACCAACTACAAGACCATCCGCGCTTCGATCAAGCGCCTGCGCGATCTGGAAACCCAGTCCCAGGACGGCACCTTCGCCAAGCTGACCAAGAAAGAAGCCCTGATGCGCACCCGTGATCTGGAGAAGCTGGATCGCAGCCTGGGTGGCATCAAGGACATGGGCGGCCTGCCGGACGCGCTGTTCGTGATCGACGTCGACCACGAGCGCATCGCCATCACCGAAGCCAACAAGCTGGGCATCCCGGTCATCGGCGTGGTCGATACCAACAGCAGCCCGGAAGGTGTGGACTACATCATCCCGGGTAACGACGACGCCATTCGTGCCATCCAGCTGTACATGGGTGCCATGGCCGACGCCGTCGTGCGTGGCCGCAGCAACGCAGGCGGCGGCACCGACGAGTTCGTCGAAGAAGCCCCGGCCTCCGAAGCGGCCCAAGGCTAA
- the map gene encoding type I methionyl aminopeptidase, with protein MTVTIKTPEEIEKMRVAGRLAAEVLEMIGEHVKPGVTTDELDRICHDYIVNVQQAIPAPLNYKGFPKSICTSINHVVCHGIPNEKPLKDGDVLNIDVTVIKDGYHGDTSKMFMVGKVPEWAERLAKVTQECMYKGIELVRPGARLGDIGEVIQKHAEKNGFSVVREYCGHGIGKVFHEEPQVLHYGRAGTGMELKEGMTFTIEPMINQGRPETRLLGDGWTAITKDRKLSAQWEHTILVTADGYEIFTLRSDDSIARTST; from the coding sequence ATGACCGTCACCATCAAGACGCCCGAAGAAATCGAAAAAATGCGCGTGGCCGGCCGCCTGGCCGCCGAGGTGCTGGAAATGATCGGTGAACACGTCAAGCCCGGCGTGACCACCGACGAACTGGACCGCATCTGCCACGACTATATCGTCAACGTGCAGCAGGCCATTCCCGCGCCCCTCAACTACAAGGGCTTCCCCAAGTCGATCTGCACCTCGATCAACCATGTGGTCTGCCACGGCATCCCCAACGAAAAACCGCTCAAGGACGGCGACGTGCTGAATATCGACGTCACCGTGATCAAGGACGGCTACCACGGCGACACCAGCAAGATGTTCATGGTCGGCAAGGTGCCGGAGTGGGCCGAGCGCCTGGCCAAGGTCACCCAGGAGTGCATGTATAAAGGCATCGAACTGGTGCGTCCGGGCGCCCGCCTCGGCGATATCGGCGAGGTGATCCAGAAGCACGCCGAGAAGAACGGCTTCTCCGTGGTGCGCGAATACTGCGGCCACGGCATCGGCAAGGTATTCCACGAAGAGCCGCAGGTGTTGCACTACGGTCGCGCCGGCACCGGCATGGAGCTGAAAGAGGGCATGACCTTCACCATCGAGCCGATGATCAACCAGGGCCGCCCCGAGACCCGCCTGCTCGGCGACGGCTGGACCGCCATCACCAAGGACCGCAAGCTCTCGGCCCAGTGGGAGCACACCATCCTGGTCACCGCCGACGGCTACGAGATCTTCACCCTGCGCAGCGACGACAGCATCGCGCGCACCTCGACCTAA